In the Populus trichocarpa isolate Nisqually-1 chromosome 1, P.trichocarpa_v4.1, whole genome shotgun sequence genome, one interval contains:
- the LOC127904525 gene encoding uncharacterized protein LOC127904525, whose amino-acid sequence MPVEKKGFIGRKREGDVNNLEGGYKGKRVDFHNPQVPTSQFSRINFNQTFSPNRTNNQSNYQNHYQRPHTKYTSEQLPPLPMPLKDMYTKLLSIGQIALIPTLPLQPPFPIWYKPELACEYHGGNPGHGIETCYAFKKRLLELIKMGWVSFEDKPNVNSNPLPKHAPNSSGIGMIEVGNQCKVLKVPMKRLYDMLVQSGFLKTKVESHLEGYDYYEYHGRDGHHIEDCIEFCEKIAKMLKMGELRIEPIKSSGEVSMMEGQDEMTGVCRVQQTAYGPPRLILVKPPYTIGNHNAMPYNYGYASNVQAPLPLFQPEISGLTRSGRCFTPEELRKSKGKEVVDLDKALEVNKPVTEEESNEFLKLIKHSEYCIKVLNEAYVPQDIEHKTMEHLVGRIHATNYLYFTADELDAEGTGHNKPLYITVRCKDCLVGKVLIDNGSALNVLPKHMLEEMPIDESHIKPSTMMARAYDGSPRPIIGTLEVELYVGP is encoded by the exons ATGCCAGTGGAAAAGAAGGGTTTCattggaagaaagagagaaggcgatGTTAACAATCTGGAAGGTGGGTATAAGGGCAAGAGAGTAGATTTCCATAATCCTCAAGTACCTACCTCTCAATTCTCACGCATAAACTTTAACCAAACTTTTTCCCCTAATCGAACAAATAACCAATCGAACTACCAAAATCACTACCAAAGACCCCATACAAAATACACTTCGGAACAACTGCCACccttacccatgcctttgaaggacatgtaCACCAAACTGTTGAGCATCGGACAAATAGCTCTTATCCCTACactaccactacaaccaccattcccaatttggtacaagcccgagttgGCTTGCGAGTACCATGGGGGTAATCCCGGGCATGGGATTGAAACCTGTTACGCCTTCAAGAAGAGGTTGTTGGAGCTTATTAAGATGGGATGGGTATCCTTTGAGGACaagcccaatgttaattcaaacccaTTGCCTAAGCATGCCCCAAATAGTAGTGGAATAGGCATGATCGAAGTGGGAAATCAATGCAAGGTGTTGAAGGTGCCCATGAAGAGGTTGTACGACATGTTGGTACAATCAGGATTTCTAAAGACAAAGGTGGAGAGCCATTTGGAGGGATATGATTACTATGAATACCATGGAAGAGATGGACATCATATTGAGGATTGCATCGAGTTTTGTgaaaagattgcaaaaatgctaaaaatgggGGAGTTGAGGATTGAACCCATAAAGAGCAGCggtgaggtgagtatgatggaaggtCAAGATGAAATGACAGGAGTATGCAGGGTCCAGCAAACAGCTTATGGGCCCCCAAGGCTAATCTTGGTTAAACCGCCCTACACAATAGGGAATCACAATGCCAtgccttataattatggttatgccTCTAACGTTCAAGCTCCTCTTCCTTTGTTCCAGCCTGAGATAAGTGGTTTGACCAGGAGTGGTCGTTGCTTTACGCCCGAGGAGTTGAGGAAGTCAAAGGGCAAAGAAGTGGTAGATCTAGACAaagcactagaagttaataagCCAGTAACGGAAGAGGAATCGAATGAATTCTtgaagttgatcaagcataGCGAATATTGCATA aaggtattgaatgaggcatatgtACCCCAAGACATCGAACATAAAACCATGGAGCACCTAGTGGGGAGAATCCATGCAACGAATTACCTGTACTTCACAGCTGACGAGCTCGATGCTGAAGGTACCGGACATAACAAGCCTTTATACATTACGGTTAGGTGCAAGGATTGCCTCGTAGGAAAAGTACTCATTGATAATGGCTCGGCCCTTAACGTGTTGCCAAAACACATGCTAGAAGAAATGCCGATCGATGAATCCCATATTAAGCCAAGTACTATGATGGCCAGAGCGTATGACGGGTCGCCTAGGCCAATAATTGGGACTTTAGAAGTGGAGCTATATGTGGGACCATAA